In Brassica rapa cultivar Chiifu-401-42 chromosome A06, CAAS_Brap_v3.01, whole genome shotgun sequence, a single window of DNA contains:
- the LOC103872456 gene encoding cold-responsive protein kinase 1, with translation MGCSWFSRRGGGPSEVDDGGIASIQNVKIYKYKEIRQATDDFNPHNKIGEGGFGSVYKGHLKDGKIAAIKVLSAESRQGVKEFLTEINVISEIQHENLVKLYGCCVEGNHRILIYNYLENNSLDKTLLAGGYTRSGIQFDWRTRAKICIGVAKGLAFLHEEVRPHIIHRDIKASNILLDRDLSPKISDFGLARLMPPNMTHVSTRVAGTIGYLAPEYAVRGQLTRKADIYSFGVLLMEIVSARSNKNTRLPTEYQYLLERAWELYERNELVDLVDAGLNGVFDAEEACRYLKIGLLCTQDSPKLRPTMSTVVKLLTGEKDIDTRKITRPGLISDFMDLKVRGPVVETKPDDEVNRNNYTNPSSYNASSSSGTRDNSNAYSSGASSAAAVSSFSSTI, from the exons ATGGGTTGCTCCTGGTTCTCACGAAGGGGAGGAGGACCTTCTGAAGTTGATGATGGAG GAATCGCATCGATACAAAACGTTAAGATTTACAAATACAAAGAGATTCGTCAGGCTACAGATGATTTCAATCCCCACAATAAAATTGGTGAAGGAGGCTTTGGTTCTGTGTATAag GGCCATCTTAAAGATGGAAAGATCGCAGCTATCAAAGTCCTCTCGGCTGAGTCAAGACAAGGCGTTAAAGAGTTCTTGACTGAGATCAACGTGATATCAGAGATACAGCATGAGAATCTTGTCAAGCTTTATGGTTGCTGCGTGGAGGGGAATCACAGGATTCTCATTTACAACTACCTCGAGAACAATAGCCTTGACAAGACGCTTCTAG ctGGGGGATACACTAGGAGTGGGATACAGTTTGATTGGAGAACTCGAGCCAAGATCTGCATTGGTGTTGCTAAAGGTCTTGCCTTTCTTCACGAAGAAGTAAGGCCGCACATTATCCACAGAGATATCAAGGCGAGCAACATTCTACTTGACAGAGACTTATCCCCAAAGATCTCTGATTTTGGACTCGCCAGGCTTATGCCACCCAACATGACTCATGTCAGCACTCGTGTCGCCGGTACAAT TGGTTATTTAGCTCCGGAGTATGCTGTCAGGGGACAGCTGACGCGTAAAGCAGATATATAcagctttggagtccttctgaTGGAGATAGTCAGTGCAAGAAGCAACAAAAACACTCGGTTACCCACTGAATATCAATATCTCTTAGAAAGA GCATGGGAACTTTATGAGCGGAATGAGCTCGTGGATCTTGTCGACGCAGGGCTAAACGGAGTCTTCGACGCAGAGGAAGCTTGCCGGTACCTAAAAATCGGTCTTCTGTGCACGCAAGACAGTCCAAAGCTAAGACCAACCATGTCCACGGTGGTGAAGCTGTTGACTGGGGAGAAGGATATAGACACAAGGAAAATAACCAGGCCGGGTTTGATATCTGATTTTATGGACTTGAAAGTGAGAGGACCCGTGGTGGAAACAAAGCCAGATGATGAAGTGAACAGAAACAACTACACGAACCCTTCTTCTTATAATGCATCGTCTAGCTCTGGGACTAGAGACAACTCAAATGCTTACTCATCAGGGGCTTCATCAGCTGCTGCGGTTTCTTCGTTCAGCAGTACTATTtag
- the LOC103872453 gene encoding uncharacterized protein LOC103872453 isoform X3, which yields MDSSSPSIPSRPNPKPRNSETGDLMRRSFRASPFLGKLTRGAESGDKENQISDAVVKAPKGVKNFMSPTISAVSKINPSPRKKILSDKNELSRSFDKTHHHVTQVRSSVTFCDVVSFIGEEDKDKDQIFICEKKKEEEGESHDVTVTDMDDSSFDVSPLPASVPFTFPAFEANEVDASVTPYDPKKNYLSPRPQFLHYRPNPRLEHASEECKQLEEIFSSDSSSADTDLSGEESQQEVVSQQSVEAVESQQVEEVASQEGVVAVEEEAEVTLDENDDEEHLEAVESEEEEEVVVGESTEEAEETHQVPRQSRFKTSKLLGWMLVLGLAYTLLVSSVTLTLPNISQDSHFYKFHIPPEITTSARESFEQLSEKLGMWAGSSLVYMDKLISSLREEEGYGPFQFHNLTGVLEETRLSDAVFQPTSGEISVAGLLVDSLDLSSEMDTEEENGVTQEPEELESSGETELEDVYEEDSNELEQESEGGEITLATITEVNVGEVYADSLSEEESGGQDTDGVEEQREYEENEVHEHETTSAQNDEKMMEESESNGHHLDDVEPAAISGHQQEDTSALANSDNVPEEGGIGETGEASLDVSAETSDVDGNDLEEESGIGEEVSVNAEDWKEILLNNQKKVMVLVSTVLVMLAAAAAFLLANKNAKPVIHEEEEPTTISDAKEVNVEHAPVENLIKERLSTLNFKDEDEEEEVNDDRKREEVSSTFPSEMSFSFHKDKSLRSCSNRDELKEYQSGGGRKSNDSGESMASSASEYSIGGSVSYGSFTTYEKIQKRSGRKEEEMVTPVRRSSRIRNHQHSGQ from the exons atggattcttcttctccttcgatCCCTTCCCgtccaaaccctaaaccaagaAACTCCGAGACAGGAGATCTGATGCGGCGGAGCTTTCGAGCCAGCCCATTTCTTGGGAAACTCACCCGGGGGGCCGAGTCTGGGGATAAAGAGAACCAGATCTCAGATGCCGTGGTCAAAGCTCCGAAGGGTGTCAAGAACTTCATGTCGCCGACCATTTCTGCTGTTTCTAAGATCAATCCGTCTCCGAGGAAGAAAATCTTGTCTGACAAGAACGAACTGTCTCGTTCCTTCGACAAAACCCATCATCATGTAACTCAGGTTCGGTCATCTGTCACGTTTTGTGATGTGGTTAGCTTCATTGGGGAAGAAGATAAAGATAAAGATCAGATTTTTATCTGTGAAaagaagaaggaggaggagggggAGTCTCATGACGTCACTGTTACTGATATGGATGATTCGAGCTTCGACGTTAGTCCTCTCCCTGCTTCGGTTCCGTTCACGTTCCCTGCGTTTGAGGCGAATGAAGTTGATGCGTCGGTGACGCCTTATGATCCGAAGAAGAATTACTTGTCGCCGAGGCCTCAGTTTCTTCATTATAGGCCAAATCCAAGACTCGAGCATGCTTCTGAGGAGTGTAAGCAGCTTGAGGAGATTTTTAGCTCTGATAGCTCTTCTGCTGATACTGATTTGTCTGGAGAGGAGAGCCAACAAGA AGTTGTTTCTCAGCAAAGTGTAGAGGCAGTGGAAAGCCAACAAGTGGAGGAAGTTGCTTCTCAGGAAGGTGTAGTAGCAGTAGAAGAAGAGGCTGAAGTAACCCTAGACGAGAATGATGATGAGGAGCACTTGGAAGCAGTggagagtgaagaagaagaagaagtagtgGTTGGTGAAAGCActgaagaagcagaagaaactCATCAGGTTCCAAGACAATCTCGGTTCAAGACATCCAAGTTGCTTGGTTGGATGTTGGTTCTTGGTTTGGCGTACACGTTGTTGGTTTCCTCAGTGACGCTTACTCTTCCAAACATTAGTCAAGATTCACATTTCTACAAGTTTCATATCCCACCAGAGATCACAACGTCCGCAAGAGAGAGCTTTGAGCAGTTGAGTGAGAAGCTTGGGATGTGGGCTGGATCATCACTTGTTTACATGGATAAGTTGATCTCTAGTCTACGAGAAGAAGAAGGGTATGGTCCGTTTCAGTTCCATAATCTTACTGGTGTTTTGGAAGAGACAAGATTGTCTGATGCTGTTTTCCAGCCAACTAGTGGTGAAATCAGTGTTGCTGGGTTGCTAGTGGATAGCCTAGACTTGAGCTCAGAAATGGATACAGAAGAAGAGAATGGTGTTACTCAGGAGCCTGAAGAACTGGAGAGCAGTGGTGAAACCGAACTTGAAGATGTCTACGAAGAGGATAGCAATGAACTGGAGCAAGAGAGTGAAGGAGGAGAGATCACTTTGGCAACAATCACAGAGGTGAATGTCGGTGAAGTGTATGCAGATTCTCTTTCTGAAGAAGAGAGTGGTGGCCAAGATACTGATGGTGTTGAAGAGCAGAGAGAATATGAAGAAAACGAAGTTCATGAACATGAAACTACATCAGCCCAAAACGACGAGAAGATGATGGAAGAATCTGAATCCAACGGACACCATCTTGATGATGTGGAGCCTGCTGCAATCAGTGGTCACCAGCAAGAAGACACTAGTGCATTAGCCAACTCTGACAATGTACCAGAAGAAGGAGGTATTGGGGAAACTGGTGAAGCCAGCTTGGATGTTTCAGCAGAAACTAGTGATGTAGATGGTAATGATTTGGAAGAAGAGAGTGGGATTGGTGAAGAAGTTTCTGTTAATGCAGAAGACTGGAAGGAGATACTGTTGAACAACCAGAAGAAAGTGATGGTCTTGGTGTCGACTGTGCTGGTTATGCTTGCTGCGGCTGCTGCTTTCTTGTTAGCTAACAAGAATGCAAAACCTGTGATTCATGAAGAAGAGGAACCAACAACAATCTCTGACGCTAAAGAGGTAAACGTTGAGCATGCGCCAGTAGAGAATCTGATCAAAGAAAGGCTTTCTACACTGAACTTCAAGGATGAGGACGAGGAAGAGGAAGTTAATGATGACAGGAAAAGAGAGGAGGTATCATCAACATTCCCTTCTGAGATGAGTTTCAGTTTCCACAAGGACAAGTCATTACGCAGCTGCAGCAACAGAGATGAGCTTAAAGAATATCAAAGCGGTGGAGGTAGGAAGAGTAATGACAGCGGTGAATCAATGGCTTCCTCGGCATCAGAATACTCCATAGGGGGCTCTGTCTCATACGGAAGTTTCACAACATACGAGAAGATACAAAAGAGGAGTGGACGTAAAGAGGAAGAGATGGTAACACCAGTGAGGCGTTCAAGCAGGATCAGGAACCATCAACATTCTGGACAATGA
- the LOC103872454 gene encoding B3 domain-containing protein At1g16640, whose amino-acid sequence MAAPDEDQRFIKPFISHKSAKSLAIPLAFNEYFPDPLPNTVELLDYYGRSWTIRMKKRGETVFLTVGWENFVKDNELEDGKMMEFIYDCDRTFYVVIFGHGGVSELRVFPQAVVDVGDYATGEEEEEEEKNKSN is encoded by the exons ATGGCTGCCCCTGATGAGGACCAACGTTTTATTAAGCCTTTCATCTCACATAAGTCAGCCAAATCATTG GCGATTCCGTTGGCCTTCAACGAATACTTTCCGGATCCATTGCCAAATACGGTGGAGCTCCTAGACTACTATGGGAGATCCTGGACGATTAGGATGAAGAAAAGAGGAGAGACTGTGTTTTTAACTGTTGGTTGGGAAAACTTTGTAAAGGATAACGAGCTTGAAGACGGGAAGATGATGGAATTCATCTATGACTGCGACCGGACCTTTTATGTTGTCATATTTGGTCATGGCGGGGTTAGCGAGCTTAGAGTCTTTCCTCAAGCCGTAGTAGATGTTGGTGACTATGCAACcggtgaagaagaggaagaggaagagaagaacAAGAGTAACTGA
- the LOC103872455 gene encoding methyltransferase-like protein 25, with the protein MKSGKYSCNTRSETLEWITAIIDFLKPFSFLINAHVVNFFKDKQWEAVDEDWMSCLRNEKLENILLIPSGTVQDHWPASLKDFVHTLRSLSFPREQADLQTVLSDVNVAPLSTVLSQGMNLKKKHEVEVLSSVVSSVVNSVGESTVVDVGSGQGYLAQVLSFQYKHSVVAIDSSSHHGNVTDARAARIRKHFASQMRKSGSGNKCPDAPTTITCRVLSTEMLKSLTNVPLEENDLDLDAAALNEGPKRSCSLVLAGLHACGDLSVTMLRTFMECEEVKAVVSIGCCYNLLSEKTSESSCYKCGFPMSAGLKSLGFSLGKNARDLACQSAERWSSLGEDAGLQNFELHSFRAAFQMVLSKHYPEVLATSPSIGRQGKAFRRQKQRKALETPSKLETSRKDIDKKSTTHTSSSFEKFCLSAFSRLNLEHPQDLDLTATWNEANAFTELIGPYWSIRAALGPVLETLILLDRLMFLQEQGDSLEVSMLPIFDPTLSPRNVAIIAKRL; encoded by the exons ATGAAGAGCGGCAAGTACTCTTGCAACACGAGATCTGAAACCCTAGAATGGATCACCGCCATTATTGATTTCCTCAAACCCTTCTCTTTCCTGATCAATGCTCACGTTGTCAATTTCTTCAAG GATAAGCAATGGGAAGCTGTTGACGAGGACTGGATGAGCTGCCTAAGGAATGAGAAGCTGGAGAATATTCTTCTTATTCCCTCCGGTACTGTCCAG GATCACTGGCCTGCTTCACTCAAGGACTTTGTCCACACGCTAAGGTCTCTATCGTTTCCTAGAGAGCAAGCTGATTTACAGACG GTGCTCTCAGATGTGAATGTGGCACCCCTTAGCACCGTTCTTTCACAGGGCATGAATCTGAAGAAAAAACATGAG GTTGAAGTTCTTTCCTCTGTTGTCAGCTCAGTTGTTAACAGTGTTGGAGAATCTACTGTTGTTGATGTCGGTTCTGGCCAG gGTTATCTAGCGCAGGTTCTTTCTTTCCAGTATAAGCACTCAGTTGTTGCGATTGATTCATCATCTCATCATGGAAATGTAACTGATGCACGAGCAGCACGTATAAGAAAACATTTTGCTTCACAAATGCGTAAATCTGG TTCAGGAAACAAGTGCCCAGATGCTCCAACGACGATTACATGCCGTGTATTATCCACAGAGATGTTAAAATCCTTAACCAATGTTCCTCTGGAGGAAAATGACTTGGATTTAGATGCAGCTGCATTGAATGAAGGTCCAAAGAGATCGTGTTCACTTGTGCTTGCTGGCCTCCATGCATGTGGAGATCTATCCGTTACAATGCTAAG GACTTTTATGGAGTGCGAAGAAGTTAAAGCCGTAGTGAGCATTGGCTGCTGTTACAACTTATTATCTGAGAAAACTAGCGAGAGTTCTTGTTACAAATGTGGTTTTCCCATGAGCGCTGGTCTCAAATCTTTGGGATTCTCGCTTGGCAAAAATGCACGTGATCTAGCTTGTCAG AGTGCTGAGAGATGGAGCAGCTTGGGAGAAGATGCTGGTCTGCAGAACTTCGAGTTGCATTCTTTTCGTGCTGCTTTCCAAATG GTTCTTTCAAAACATTATCCAGAGGTTTTAGCGACAAGTCCTTCTATTGGGCGCCAAGGGAAGGCCTTCCGTCGTCAGAAGCAAAGAAAAGCTCTTGAAACTCCATCAAAATTAGAAACAAGCAGGAAAG ACATCGACAAGAAATCCACGACGCATACAAGTTCTTCTTTTGAGAAGTTTTGCCTGTCAGCATTTTCCCGCCTGAATCTAGAACATCCTCAAGATCTTGACCTGACTGCCACATGGAATGAAGCTAATGCATTCACG GAACTGATAGGACCTTACTGGTCTATTAGAGCTGCACTAGGACCAGTGCTTGAGACATTGATCTTGCTTGATAGACTTATGTTTCTCCAAGAACAAGGAGACTCCCTTGAAGTTTCAATGCTTCCCATCTTTGACCCCACCCTCTCACCTAGGAACGTCGCCATCATTGCTAAAAGGCTTTGA
- the LOC103872453 gene encoding uncharacterized protein LOC103872453 isoform X1, which yields MDSSSPSIPSRPNPKPRNSETGDLMRRSFRASPFLGKLTRGAESGDKENQISDAVVKAPKGVKNFMSPTISAVSKINPSPRKKILSDKNELSRSFDKTHHHVTQVRSSVTFCDVVSFIGEEDKDKDQIFICEKKKEEEGESHDVTVTDMDDSSFDVSPLPASVPFTFPAFEANEVDASVTPYDPKKNYLSPRPQFLHYRPNPRLEHASEECKQLEEIFSSDSSSADTDLSGEESQQEEEVASQQSVEEEAVEELASQEGVEEEAVVSQQSVEAVESQQVEEVASQEGVVAVEEEAEVTLDENDDEEHLEAVESEEEEEVVVGESTEEAEETHQVPRQSRFKTSKLLGWMLVLGLAYTLLVSSVTLTLPNISQDSHFYKFHIPPEITTSARESFEQLSEKLGMWAGSSLVYMDKLISSLREEEGYGPFQFHNLTGVLEETRLSDAVFQPTSGEISVAGLLVDSLDLSSEMDTEEENGVTQEPEELESSGETELEDVYEEDSNELEQESEGGEITLATITEVNVGEVYADSLSEEESGGQDTDGVEEQREYEENEVHEHETTSAQNDEKMMEESESNGHHLDDVEPAAISGHQQEDTSALANSDNVPEEGGIGETGEASLDVSAETSDVDGNDLEEESGIGEEVSVNAEDWKEILLNNQKKVMVLVSTVLVMLAAAAAFLLANKNAKPVIHEEEEPTTISDAKEVNVEHAPVENLIKERLSTLNFKDEDEEEEVNDDRKREEVSSTFPSEMSFSFHKDKSLRSCSNRDELKEYQSGGGRKSNDSGESMASSASEYSIGGSVSYGSFTTYEKIQKRSGRKEEEMVTPVRRSSRIRNHQHSGQ from the coding sequence atggattcttcttctccttcgatCCCTTCCCgtccaaaccctaaaccaagaAACTCCGAGACAGGAGATCTGATGCGGCGGAGCTTTCGAGCCAGCCCATTTCTTGGGAAACTCACCCGGGGGGCCGAGTCTGGGGATAAAGAGAACCAGATCTCAGATGCCGTGGTCAAAGCTCCGAAGGGTGTCAAGAACTTCATGTCGCCGACCATTTCTGCTGTTTCTAAGATCAATCCGTCTCCGAGGAAGAAAATCTTGTCTGACAAGAACGAACTGTCTCGTTCCTTCGACAAAACCCATCATCATGTAACTCAGGTTCGGTCATCTGTCACGTTTTGTGATGTGGTTAGCTTCATTGGGGAAGAAGATAAAGATAAAGATCAGATTTTTATCTGTGAAaagaagaaggaggaggagggggAGTCTCATGACGTCACTGTTACTGATATGGATGATTCGAGCTTCGACGTTAGTCCTCTCCCTGCTTCGGTTCCGTTCACGTTCCCTGCGTTTGAGGCGAATGAAGTTGATGCGTCGGTGACGCCTTATGATCCGAAGAAGAATTACTTGTCGCCGAGGCCTCAGTTTCTTCATTATAGGCCAAATCCAAGACTCGAGCATGCTTCTGAGGAGTGTAAGCAGCTTGAGGAGATTTTTAGCTCTGATAGCTCTTCTGCTGATACTGATTTGTCTGGAGAGGAGAGCCAACAAGAGGAGGAAGTTGCTTCTCAGCAAAGTGTAGAAGAAGAGGCAGTGGAGGAACTTGCTTCTCAGGAAGGTGTAGAAGAAGAGGCAGTTGTTTCTCAGCAAAGTGTAGAGGCAGTGGAAAGCCAACAAGTGGAGGAAGTTGCTTCTCAGGAAGGTGTAGTAGCAGTAGAAGAAGAGGCTGAAGTAACCCTAGACGAGAATGATGATGAGGAGCACTTGGAAGCAGTggagagtgaagaagaagaagaagtagtgGTTGGTGAAAGCActgaagaagcagaagaaactCATCAGGTTCCAAGACAATCTCGGTTCAAGACATCCAAGTTGCTTGGTTGGATGTTGGTTCTTGGTTTGGCGTACACGTTGTTGGTTTCCTCAGTGACGCTTACTCTTCCAAACATTAGTCAAGATTCACATTTCTACAAGTTTCATATCCCACCAGAGATCACAACGTCCGCAAGAGAGAGCTTTGAGCAGTTGAGTGAGAAGCTTGGGATGTGGGCTGGATCATCACTTGTTTACATGGATAAGTTGATCTCTAGTCTACGAGAAGAAGAAGGGTATGGTCCGTTTCAGTTCCATAATCTTACTGGTGTTTTGGAAGAGACAAGATTGTCTGATGCTGTTTTCCAGCCAACTAGTGGTGAAATCAGTGTTGCTGGGTTGCTAGTGGATAGCCTAGACTTGAGCTCAGAAATGGATACAGAAGAAGAGAATGGTGTTACTCAGGAGCCTGAAGAACTGGAGAGCAGTGGTGAAACCGAACTTGAAGATGTCTACGAAGAGGATAGCAATGAACTGGAGCAAGAGAGTGAAGGAGGAGAGATCACTTTGGCAACAATCACAGAGGTGAATGTCGGTGAAGTGTATGCAGATTCTCTTTCTGAAGAAGAGAGTGGTGGCCAAGATACTGATGGTGTTGAAGAGCAGAGAGAATATGAAGAAAACGAAGTTCATGAACATGAAACTACATCAGCCCAAAACGACGAGAAGATGATGGAAGAATCTGAATCCAACGGACACCATCTTGATGATGTGGAGCCTGCTGCAATCAGTGGTCACCAGCAAGAAGACACTAGTGCATTAGCCAACTCTGACAATGTACCAGAAGAAGGAGGTATTGGGGAAACTGGTGAAGCCAGCTTGGATGTTTCAGCAGAAACTAGTGATGTAGATGGTAATGATTTGGAAGAAGAGAGTGGGATTGGTGAAGAAGTTTCTGTTAATGCAGAAGACTGGAAGGAGATACTGTTGAACAACCAGAAGAAAGTGATGGTCTTGGTGTCGACTGTGCTGGTTATGCTTGCTGCGGCTGCTGCTTTCTTGTTAGCTAACAAGAATGCAAAACCTGTGATTCATGAAGAAGAGGAACCAACAACAATCTCTGACGCTAAAGAGGTAAACGTTGAGCATGCGCCAGTAGAGAATCTGATCAAAGAAAGGCTTTCTACACTGAACTTCAAGGATGAGGACGAGGAAGAGGAAGTTAATGATGACAGGAAAAGAGAGGAGGTATCATCAACATTCCCTTCTGAGATGAGTTTCAGTTTCCACAAGGACAAGTCATTACGCAGCTGCAGCAACAGAGATGAGCTTAAAGAATATCAAAGCGGTGGAGGTAGGAAGAGTAATGACAGCGGTGAATCAATGGCTTCCTCGGCATCAGAATACTCCATAGGGGGCTCTGTCTCATACGGAAGTTTCACAACATACGAGAAGATACAAAAGAGGAGTGGACGTAAAGAGGAAGAGATGGTAACACCAGTGAGGCGTTCAAGCAGGATCAGGAACCATCAACATTCTGGACAATGA
- the LOC103872453 gene encoding uncharacterized protein LOC103872453 isoform X2, with translation MDSSSPSIPSRPNPKPRNSETGDLMRRSFRASPFLGKLTRGAESGDKENQISDAVVKAPKGVKNFMSPTISAVSKINPSPRKKILSDKNELSRSFDKTHHHVTQVRSSVTFCDVVSFIGEEDKDKDQIFICEKKKEEEGESHDVTVTDMDDSSFDVSPLPASVPFTFPAFEANEVDASVTPYDPKKNYLSPRPQFLHYRPNPRLEHASEECKQLEEIFSSDSSSADTDLSGEESQQEEEVASQQSVEAVESQQVEEVASQEGVVAVEEEAEVTLDENDDEEHLEAVESEEEEEVVVGESTEEAEETHQVPRQSRFKTSKLLGWMLVLGLAYTLLVSSVTLTLPNISQDSHFYKFHIPPEITTSARESFEQLSEKLGMWAGSSLVYMDKLISSLREEEGYGPFQFHNLTGVLEETRLSDAVFQPTSGEISVAGLLVDSLDLSSEMDTEEENGVTQEPEELESSGETELEDVYEEDSNELEQESEGGEITLATITEVNVGEVYADSLSEEESGGQDTDGVEEQREYEENEVHEHETTSAQNDEKMMEESESNGHHLDDVEPAAISGHQQEDTSALANSDNVPEEGGIGETGEASLDVSAETSDVDGNDLEEESGIGEEVSVNAEDWKEILLNNQKKVMVLVSTVLVMLAAAAAFLLANKNAKPVIHEEEEPTTISDAKEVNVEHAPVENLIKERLSTLNFKDEDEEEEVNDDRKREEVSSTFPSEMSFSFHKDKSLRSCSNRDELKEYQSGGGRKSNDSGESMASSASEYSIGGSVSYGSFTTYEKIQKRSGRKEEEMVTPVRRSSRIRNHQHSGQ, from the exons atggattcttcttctccttcgatCCCTTCCCgtccaaaccctaaaccaagaAACTCCGAGACAGGAGATCTGATGCGGCGGAGCTTTCGAGCCAGCCCATTTCTTGGGAAACTCACCCGGGGGGCCGAGTCTGGGGATAAAGAGAACCAGATCTCAGATGCCGTGGTCAAAGCTCCGAAGGGTGTCAAGAACTTCATGTCGCCGACCATTTCTGCTGTTTCTAAGATCAATCCGTCTCCGAGGAAGAAAATCTTGTCTGACAAGAACGAACTGTCTCGTTCCTTCGACAAAACCCATCATCATGTAACTCAGGTTCGGTCATCTGTCACGTTTTGTGATGTGGTTAGCTTCATTGGGGAAGAAGATAAAGATAAAGATCAGATTTTTATCTGTGAAaagaagaaggaggaggagggggAGTCTCATGACGTCACTGTTACTGATATGGATGATTCGAGCTTCGACGTTAGTCCTCTCCCTGCTTCGGTTCCGTTCACGTTCCCTGCGTTTGAGGCGAATGAAGTTGATGCGTCGGTGACGCCTTATGATCCGAAGAAGAATTACTTGTCGCCGAGGCCTCAGTTTCTTCATTATAGGCCAAATCCAAGACTCGAGCATGCTTCTGAGGAGTGTAAGCAGCTTGAGGAGATTTTTAGCTCTGATAGCTCTTCTGCTGATACTGATTTGTCTGGAGAGGAGAGCCAACAAGAGGAGGAAGTTGCTTCTCAGCAAA GTGTAGAGGCAGTGGAAAGCCAACAAGTGGAGGAAGTTGCTTCTCAGGAAGGTGTAGTAGCAGTAGAAGAAGAGGCTGAAGTAACCCTAGACGAGAATGATGATGAGGAGCACTTGGAAGCAGTggagagtgaagaagaagaagaagtagtgGTTGGTGAAAGCActgaagaagcagaagaaactCATCAGGTTCCAAGACAATCTCGGTTCAAGACATCCAAGTTGCTTGGTTGGATGTTGGTTCTTGGTTTGGCGTACACGTTGTTGGTTTCCTCAGTGACGCTTACTCTTCCAAACATTAGTCAAGATTCACATTTCTACAAGTTTCATATCCCACCAGAGATCACAACGTCCGCAAGAGAGAGCTTTGAGCAGTTGAGTGAGAAGCTTGGGATGTGGGCTGGATCATCACTTGTTTACATGGATAAGTTGATCTCTAGTCTACGAGAAGAAGAAGGGTATGGTCCGTTTCAGTTCCATAATCTTACTGGTGTTTTGGAAGAGACAAGATTGTCTGATGCTGTTTTCCAGCCAACTAGTGGTGAAATCAGTGTTGCTGGGTTGCTAGTGGATAGCCTAGACTTGAGCTCAGAAATGGATACAGAAGAAGAGAATGGTGTTACTCAGGAGCCTGAAGAACTGGAGAGCAGTGGTGAAACCGAACTTGAAGATGTCTACGAAGAGGATAGCAATGAACTGGAGCAAGAGAGTGAAGGAGGAGAGATCACTTTGGCAACAATCACAGAGGTGAATGTCGGTGAAGTGTATGCAGATTCTCTTTCTGAAGAAGAGAGTGGTGGCCAAGATACTGATGGTGTTGAAGAGCAGAGAGAATATGAAGAAAACGAAGTTCATGAACATGAAACTACATCAGCCCAAAACGACGAGAAGATGATGGAAGAATCTGAATCCAACGGACACCATCTTGATGATGTGGAGCCTGCTGCAATCAGTGGTCACCAGCAAGAAGACACTAGTGCATTAGCCAACTCTGACAATGTACCAGAAGAAGGAGGTATTGGGGAAACTGGTGAAGCCAGCTTGGATGTTTCAGCAGAAACTAGTGATGTAGATGGTAATGATTTGGAAGAAGAGAGTGGGATTGGTGAAGAAGTTTCTGTTAATGCAGAAGACTGGAAGGAGATACTGTTGAACAACCAGAAGAAAGTGATGGTCTTGGTGTCGACTGTGCTGGTTATGCTTGCTGCGGCTGCTGCTTTCTTGTTAGCTAACAAGAATGCAAAACCTGTGATTCATGAAGAAGAGGAACCAACAACAATCTCTGACGCTAAAGAGGTAAACGTTGAGCATGCGCCAGTAGAGAATCTGATCAAAGAAAGGCTTTCTACACTGAACTTCAAGGATGAGGACGAGGAAGAGGAAGTTAATGATGACAGGAAAAGAGAGGAGGTATCATCAACATTCCCTTCTGAGATGAGTTTCAGTTTCCACAAGGACAAGTCATTACGCAGCTGCAGCAACAGAGATGAGCTTAAAGAATATCAAAGCGGTGGAGGTAGGAAGAGTAATGACAGCGGTGAATCAATGGCTTCCTCGGCATCAGAATACTCCATAGGGGGCTCTGTCTCATACGGAAGTTTCACAACATACGAGAAGATACAAAAGAGGAGTGGACGTAAAGAGGAAGAGATGGTAACACCAGTGAGGCGTTCAAGCAGGATCAGGAACCATCAACATTCTGGACAATGA